In the Plasmodium chabaudi chabaudi strain AS genome assembly, chromosome: 13 genome, one interval contains:
- a CDS encoding dynactin subunit 4, putative, with the protein MKNRVYLFLDDKLFKLKELYFCVICSKIKNEYNIRKEVEYYVCNGCTQIYTKNEAVVYSYKCVRCFKCPFCFSCLAISQSKFDRPISSFCTLGSKTTNKEKSIEVKSDTHIYNNEISNGINDEYIEKHINNSTRDEDINFIKNSNDIKNLYLPQDRIPGSMDKISELKKNNTISEKGHTSDDEKEDKIKNILTMTNKMDSKNYDILKNGEIVFYFKCPYCLWTSINTIFNKKLDELIGDMILLENNCAFRSFFKNVLNELMKCNEKIKEKKNIKRAHLNTHLYIVDNIHDSGNCYINSYELENDLDINGIIGRTKNKEDKKNSYLIYKSQITINKMNLKDILNGEHIKNPENFSGIFELENEHLKYLDPVIFTNQKALFDGKEKITETEKESVRMGTEIEKDIVNDEMDVKIAEFGKQNLSDQISNAKNKGMNDVVIVDSKKYLSIEHTFNYPYNFYKDINELKPLRARLLSKTSKRCGGCKQYLLKLHNSNLTSGVRLNNCAIYFLPRIYINDFKVIKKKNGILNFILINPLDAEMNIKIIPDIDHKFSKHLNTSKIPINCKSKASSFEFVMDAYDEIIDELLNEQPNSIKEVLKSKHIIIKKQNNMALIIISFIYIGKDNLIISTEPSNISEGMHDYLDSENINTSDDKRKLNLPLNLECSFSDKSKKSHKVKLNLIFTNNISTNVFRHYSLNDA; encoded by the coding sequence atgaaaaacagggtctatttgtttttagacgataaactatttaaattaaaagagttatatttttgtgtgATTTGCtcgaaaataaaaaatgaatataatataagaaaAGAAGTGGAATACTATGTTTGCAATGGATGCACACAAatatacacaaaaaatgaagcaGTAGTTTATTCTTATAAGTGTGTGCGATGTTTTAAATGCCCATTCTGTTTTAGCTGTTTAGCAATTTCTCAAAGTAAATTTGATCGTCCTATTTCGAGTTTTTGTACACTTGGCAGCAAAACAACAAATAAGGAAAAAAGCATTGAAGTAAAAAGcgacacacatatatataataatgaaataagtAATGGAATAAATGATGAGTATATcgaaaaacatataaataattcaacTCGAGATgaagatataaattttattaaaaattcaaatgatataaaaaatttatatttacctCAGGATAGGATACCAGGAAGTATGGATAAAATAAGTGAActtaaaaagaataatacAATAAGTGAAAAAGGGCATACATCAGATGATGAAAAGGAagacaaaataaagaatattttaacaatgacaaacaaaatggatagtaaaaattatgatattttaaaaaatggtgaaattgttttttattttaaatgccCCTACTGTTTATGGACATCTATTAatacaatatttaataaaaagctCGATGAATTAATTGGCGACATGATATTACTAGAAAATAACTGCGCCTTTagatcattttttaaaaacgtattaaatgaattaatGAAATGTAATGAAAagataaaagaaaaaaaaaatataaaaagagcACACCTTAatacacatttatatatagtagACAATATTCATGATAGTGGCAATTGTTACATTAATTCATATGAGCTAGAGAATGATTTGGATATTAATGGAATCATTGGACGaacaaaaaacaaagaagataaaaaaaattcatacttaatatataaatcacaaataacaataaacaaaatgaacttgaaagatatattaaatggtgaacatattaaaaatccTGAAAACTTCTCCGGAATCTTTGAATTAGAAAATGAACATTTGAAATATCTAGATCctgttatatttacaaaccAAAAGGCCTTATTTGatggaaaagaaaaaataactgAAACGGAAAAAGAATCAGTTCGTATGGGCACCGAAATAGAGAAGGATATTGTAAATGATGAAATGGATGTAAAAATTGCAGAATTTGgcaaacaaaatttaagtGATCAAATAAGCAACgctaaaaataaaggaatGAACGATGTAGTTATTGTTGactcaaaaaaatatctatCAATAGAACATACATTTAATTAcccatataatttttataaagatattaatgaattaaaacCATTAAGGGCACGTTTATTAAGTAAGACATCAAAAAGATGTGGTGGTTGtaaacaatatttattaaaacttCATAATTCAAATTTAACTTCAGGTGTCAGATTAAATAATTgtgcaatatattttttgcctagaatttatataaacgattttaaagttataaaaaaaaaaaatgggattttaaattttattctaATAAACCCTTTAGATGCtgaaatgaatataaagataataCCCGATATAGACCACAAGTTTTCTAAGCATTTGAATACAAGCAAAATCCCAATAAATTGTAAATCAAAAGCTAGCTCGTTTGAGTTTGTAATGGATGCTTACGATGAAATTATAGATGAGCTATTAAATGAACAACCAAATAGTATTAAAGAAGTATTAAAAAGTaagcatattattattaaaaaacaaaacaatatggccttaataattattagttttatatatattggaaAGGATAATTTGATTATATCTACAGAACCCTCAAATATATCTGAGGGCATGCATGATTATTTGGACagtgaaaatattaatactaGTGATGATAAAAGGAAATTAAATTTGCCATTAAATTTAGAATGCTCATTTTCtgataaatcaaaaaaatcgCACAAAGTAAAATTAAATCTTATATtcacaaataatattagcACTAATGTATTTCGTCATTATTCTCTGAATGATGCATAA
- a CDS encoding gamma-tubulin complex component, putative: protein MTSSYINEIKKKQKTYLSYLFSKFEKYSSEKFLNDLMNKSLNEIALYPFQDVNDNEVINDINEFINELTINAEYKKKRIFKHICETFLSDNFHIYNDKDRYELKYIILKVLFLISEKSKNDKLKEIDLIYDKYFSNNNDGKRKEGNDISILNINEQKALNDINNFNIEENQKYLDELHNSYDDASQFNFSSSENDDNVDNKEGFYKQSNNYLNNENGESDYKNANVQSDEDDNFNNFNETEYNNFIGNYMKNKNELVYENVIKKISMCAYKYPHYENVKDKLRYASAHFGRNSHEMAEDEDGYCDEDHYSDDYGEDSPLRDYKPNYNKNKNIYKKNYDEKNENFQNNSDESYDEYIFTNLKKKQNKNKFYLFTSKPKEQYFFNNINFFDEEIHNNIETEQNLIYETDIYNLHNIFINEDIQQRNEDSYFKQQTSSISNDDHNSIHNISLNEQAQAKMSQIHNMNEKLSLDKNAEHIVKYKINGKDPLLESGHQDKHCSQILIGENYINNRNTLIKGVKTAIKTPRVKKKNAFYVSEIFIIKEILMMLSFNCPIKFKGNFFTNFMDFLFDKPMDRNKIKDDFLFYVEIKKKVISNGNLGNTHQGKHRLSSDTQNNNISSEQIINSDIITYYAVISEMMKIKLYNIRRATFKNYIKNIKKISIKLFYIHIFFFLINKFRHFFFFLPCKLSNMFNYIIYIREHFSYKDGKRNFFPLLDQIYMNSNNNDQKGNNLNIYYQGNFMDCFVDSLKTIYNEWGFIISILYNYHIILVLRQYNIMPIKDDQILDLLQKLNTIKILDYIKLKDFVNLKRKKKRSKKYTNNFPKREYIHPYSNNSNTIGKQNENCEKNWTDEEKKNTNKINKEDISNFRSLSLIHLSYLINKYLYIWNNLYNFLNYVLSYLLYSININDYIYFNSIYDNAKKFCICYDIIVLYWRNNQIFVNKSMEKIFRFLLNNLNLYYSNHINDWIKRGKINDKYNEFFVYSQNKSLVQKYEHSMLFIKKQNDYVLCPEFFNSFIFFLISLGNNIHLYMKIKNEQSTIDYIDYYIKEEANSAFHQKKKKTYDKNDYYSHPLHSQDFYNSSNFDEDKNSTCDTYEDDIILFREQSDSHKKLHENTLDYYYNLENIKKIQNNSLDILSKFLKISKNENRGLPYFNKNVISLNISYDIFIKKFFQEQFFSFYKKSNRIFLHSIIKYSSLLEYFCCMRSLVFLEMNDFISPFFEFIFKEVSTPIIDERKMNYTFRQCVINKIIMNSEKADNKNIYINNEEPLNYTCSYFLHKKFVLLHMKILLSMDNTYYTNYFKKMHHNTIFNSQKHKKKNIPNLFDYVNKIKDPTKQLRDHTDINRINHMGNDNYDKNGNQLYEGQDQRNQNQPVTQQMNLASHALLNNNNDEIGSNVNKKFYLNSKNEIITNGCIQNEANPKNQKNGDNNRKNNTYDLEDKICIRNELIKNFYKEDIIINVLKNIYFRLKENKMYNNNINVITNRNLMIETKGGPFINFLFDSNCLEKYSAILSFFLEIKKSLHILNLVHIFYKYLKTKRAEEALQFHNFHIIITALCILKYKVFFFLNTLYTYYQWILAFAWNNLLLNLYASKSLYHIKNNHELYLNFLLEAMLIPITTEHQELYNYYVNKDYKNNSEIYKQFEAKFYNISETNNQRDAFEGNTHLSQNIENKIFEENVSTYKGENGFNNLHKKSLLNELFSNNILNILFIPTQIYEIISQLSKYFNINFDLNFDNSYDDNFEYERDEENDEFENDEDEEIDQVRKNIINENYNEKSVNNLNNENNLKYTEKEQGLFYIKNNIKSLLNIFEIHYTEFMMKLNIISFNIEENSFFGPNKNSKLFNHIIRMDKNILKKISILEYMLSFRSFSSDPTHCLP, encoded by the coding sequence ATGACTTCTAGCTACATAAATgagattaaaaaaaaacaaaaaacatatttaagttatttattttctaaatttgaGAAGTATTCGAGCGAAaagtttttaaatgatttaatgaataaatCGTTAAATGAAATTGCATTATATCCATTTCAAGATGTAAATGACAATGAAgtaataaatgatataaacgAATTTATTAACGAGCTGACTATAAATgcagaatataaaaaaaaacggatatttaaacatatatgtGAAACTTTCCTTTCTGATAACTTTCATATTTACAATGACAAAGATAGATacgaattaaaatatataattttaaaagtattatttttaattagtGAAAAGTccaaaaatgataaattaaaagaaattgacctgatatatgataaatattttagtaataataacGATGGTAAAAGAAAAGAGGGAAACGATATATcgattttaaatattaatgagCAAAAAGctttaaatgatataaataactttaatatagaagaaaatcaaaaatatcTGGATGAATTGCATAATAGCTATGATGATGCTTcacaatttaatttttcttcaagtgaaaatgatgataacgtagataataaagaaggattttataaacagtcaaataattatttaaacaacGAAAATGGTGAATCCGATTATAAGAATGCGAATGTGCAAAGTGATGAAgatgataattttaataattttaatgaaacagaatataacaattttataggaaattatatgaaaaacaaaaatgaattagtctatgaaaatgttattaaaaaaatatcaatgTGTGCTTATAAATATCCACATTATGAAAATGTCAAAGATAAATTAAGATATGCCTCGGCTCATTTCGGGCGTAATAGCCATGAAATGGCTGAAGATGAAGATGGATACTGTGATGAAGATCATTACTCTGATGATTACGGTGAAGATTCCCCTTTACGAGATTATAAACccaattataataaaaataaaaacatatataaaaaaaattatgacgaaaaaaatgaaaattttcaaaataattcagACGAATCATatgatgaatatatatttaccaatttaaaaaaaaaacaaaataaaaataaattttatttgttcacGTCTAAACCAAAagaacaatattttttcaataacaTTAACTTCTTTGATGAAgaaatacataataatattgaaaccgaacaaaatttaatatatgaaacggatatatataatctccataatatatttatcaatgAAGATATACAACAAAGGAATGAAGATTCCTATTTTAAACAACAAACAAGTAGCATTTCAAATGATGATCATAATagtatacataatatatccCTTAACGAGCAAGCACAAGCAAAAATGTCTCAAATACACAATatgaatgaaaaattatctCTCGATAAAAATGCTGAGCATATAgttaaatacaaaataaatggcAAAGACCCCTTATTAGAATCTGGGCATCAAGATAAGCATTGCAGCCAAATTTTAATTGgggaaaattatattaataatagaaaTACACTTATAAAGGGAGTGAAAACTGCGATAAAAACGCCGAgggttaaaaaaaagaatgcTTTTTATGTAagtgaaatatttataattaaagaaattttaatgatgttatcttttaattgccctataaaatttaaaggcaatttttttacaaattttatgGATTTCTTATTTGATAAACCGATGGATAGGAATAAGATTAAAGAtgattttttgttttatgtagaaattaaaaaaaaagtaataagTAATGGTAACCTTGGAAACACACACCAAGGGAAACATCGTCTTAGCAGTGatacacaaaataataatatttcatcaGAGCAAATAATTAACTCTGATATTATTACTTATTATGCAGTTATAAGtgaaatgatgaaaataaaattatacaacATTCGAAGAGCCACATTTAAAaactatattaaaaatattaaaaaaattagtatcaaattattttatattcacatattttttttcctaataaataaatttcgccatttttttttctttctacCTTGTAAATTAAGTAACatgtttaattatattatttatattagaGAGCATTTTAGTTATAAGGATGGGAAAAGGAATTTTTTTCCCCTCTTAGATCAAATTTACAtgaatagtaataataatgatcaGAAAGGGAATAAccttaatatatattatcaggGAAATTTTATGGACTGTTTTGTGGATTCGCTAAAAACAATTTACAATGAGTGGGGATTCATTATAAGCatcttatataattatcatattataCTCGTTTTAAggcaatataatattatgccCATTAAGGATGACCAAATATTGGATCTTCttcaaaaattaaacacaattaaaattttagatTATATTAAACTGAAagattttgttaatttgaaaagaaaaaaaaagagatCGAAGAAATACACAAACAATTTTCCAAAGCGTGAATATATTCATCCATACTCAAACAATAGCAACACAATTGGAAAACAGAATGAAAATTGTGAGAAAAATTGGActgatgaagaaaaaaaaaatacaaataaaataaataaagaagatatttcaaattttcGATCTTTAAgtttaattcatttaagctatttaataaataaatatttatacatatggaataatttatataattttttgaattatgttttatcatatttattatatagtattaatataaatgattatatttattttaattctaTATATGATAACGCAAAAAAGTTTTGTATTTGTTATGatattattgtattatattggagaaataatcaaattttCGTTAACAAATCAATGGAGAAAATATTCCgatttttgttaaataatttaaatttatattattcaaatcatataaatgattGGATAAAAAGGgggaaaataaatgataagtataatgaattttttgtctattctcaaaataaatcattagTACAAAAATATGAGCACAGTAtgctttttataaaaaaacaaaatgattATGTCTTATGCCCCgagttttttaattcttttattttttttctaattagtttgggaaataatatacatttatatatgaaaattaaaaatgagcAAAGCACTATCGATTACATTGATTATTACATAAAGGAGGAAGCTAATTCTGCGTTCCaccaaaaaaagaaaaaaacatacgacaaaaatgattattattcaCATCCATTACATAGCCAAGATTTCTATAATAGTTCCAATTTTGATGAAGATAAAAATTCTACATGTGACACATATGAAgatgatattattttgtttagaGAACAATCAGATTCACATAAAAAGTTACATGAAAATACTCtggattattattacaatttagagaacataaaaaaaattcaaaataacTCATTGGATATATtatctaaatttttaaagataagcaaaaatgaaaataggGGGTTaccatattttaataaaaatgttatatcattaaatatttcctatgatatatttataaaaaaattttttcaagaacaattttttagcttttataaaaaaagtaaccgtatatttttacatagcataataaaatattctagtcttttagaatatttttgttgtaTGCGCAGTTTAGTATTTCTCGAAATGAATGATTTTATCTCCCCTTTTTtcgaatttatttttaaagaagTTTCGACCCCTATTATTGATGAgagaaaaatgaattacACATTTAGGCAATGCGTTATTAATAAGATTATTATGAATAGTGAGAAAGCagataacaaaaatatatacataaataatgaagagCCACTTAATTACACATGCTCctattttttgcataaaaaatttgtattacttcatatgaaaatattattatctatgGATAATACTTATTACACtaactattttaaaaaaatgcatcacaacacaatttttaattcccaaaaacacaaaaaaaaaaatatacccAATTTATTTGACTATGTTAACAAAATCAAGGATCCAACAAAACAACTCAGAGATCATACTGATATTAATAGAATTAATCACATGGGAAatgataattatgataaaaatggcAATCAGTTATATGAAGGGCAAGATCAACGAAATCAGAATCAACCTGTAACTCAACAAATGAATTTAGCTAGTCATGCATTgctaaataataataacgaTGAAATTGGGTCTAAtgtgaataaaaaattttatttaaattctaaaaatgaaataataacaaacgGATGTATACAAAATGAGGCAAATCCAAAAAATCAGAAAAATGGTGATAacaatagaaaaaataatacttaTGATTTAgaagataaaatatgtatacgtaatgaattaataaagaatttttataaagaagatatcattataaatgtacttaaaaatatatatttcaggttgaaagaaaacaaaatgtacaataataatataaacgtAATTACTAATAGAAATTTAATGATTGAAACAAAAGGCGGaccatttataaattttttatttgactCTAATTgtttagaaaaatattcagCTATactttcgttttttttagaaataaaaaaatctttacacatattaaatttggttcatatattttataaatatttaaagacAAAAAGAGCTGAAGAAGCTTTGcaatttcataattttcatattattattacagcATTGtgcatattaaaatataaagtgttttttttcttaaatacTTTATATACCTATTATCAATGGATTTTAGCCTTTGCATGGAATAATCTGTTATTAAATCTATATGCTTCAAAATCcttatatcatataaaaaataatcatgaattgtatttaaatttCTTGTTAGAAGCAATGCTAATACCGATAACTACTGAACATCAAGAATTGTACAATTATTACGTAAACAaagattataaaaataatagtgaaATTTACAAGCAATTTGAagcaaaattttataacatttCCGAAACAAACAATCAACGAGATGCCTTCGAAGGGAACACACATTTATcacaaaatatagaaaataaaatttttgaagAAAATGTAAGCACATACAAAGGCGAAAACGGgtttaataatttacataaaaaatcgCTATTAAATGAACTATTTTCtaataacattttaaacatattatttatacctacccaaatatatgaaataatatcACAATTAAGCAAAtactttaatattaattttgacCTAAACTTTGACAATTCTTATGATGATAACTTTGAGTATGAAAGGGACGAGGAAAATGACGAGTTcgaaaatgatgaagatgAAGAAATCGATCAAGtacgaaaaaatataataaatgaaaattataatgaaaaaagtgttaataatttgaataatgagaataatttaaaatacacCGAAAAGGAACAAGgcctattttatataaaaaacaatatcaAATCGcttttaaacatttttgaaataCACTATACGGAATTCATGATGAAactaaatattatttcctttaacattgaagaaaatagtttttttggacctaataaaaattccaaactttttaatcatataataagaatggataaaaatattttaaaaaaaatttcaatACTCGAATATATGTTATCGTTTCGATCATTTTCAAGTGACCCTACACATTGTTTACCATGA
- a CDS encoding Yos1-like protein, putative, which translates to MSMYVFLLFESVVLLINSVLIINEKKLKKYKKVDISLNSNDIFDNIKLLFYTIRIYFKIPLIFLNILCIIIEILFG; encoded by the coding sequence atgagtatgtatgtttttttattattcgaAAGTGTAGTACTGCTGATTAATAgtgttttaattataaacgaaaagaaattaaaaaaatataaaaaggtaGATATCAGTTTGAATAGTaatgatatttttgataacaTTAAATTGCTGTTCTACACAATAAGAATATACTTTAAAATCCCATTGATTTTTctcaatattttatgtattattattgaaattttatttggatAA